A section of the Papio anubis isolate 15944 chromosome 16, Panubis1.0, whole genome shotgun sequence genome encodes:
- the LOC101020469 gene encoding cytochrome c oxidase subunit 4 isoform 2, mitochondrial isoform X2: protein MLPKAAWSLVLRKGGRGRRGMHSSEGTACGGGKTPRYTNCYAQRHYPMPEEPFCTELNAEQQALKEKEKGSWTLLTHAEKVALYRLQFNETFAEMNRRSNEWKTVMGCVFFFFGFAALVIWWQRVYTLEILSSHNPSG, encoded by the exons ATGCTGCCCAAAGCTGCTTGGAGCTTGGTGCTGAGGAAAGGTGGACGTGGAAGACGAGGGATGCACAGCTCAGAAGGCACCG CCTGTGGTGGGGGGAAGACGCCCCGCTACACCAACTGCTATGCCCAGCGCCACTACCCCATGCCAGAAGAGCCCTTCTGCACAGAACTCAACGCTGAGCAGCAGGCcctgaaggagaaggagaagggaagctGGACCCTGCTGACCCACGCCGAAAAGGTGGCCC TGTACCGGCTCCAGTTCAATGAGACCTTTGCAGAGATGAACCGTCGCTCCAATGAGTGGAAGACAGTGATGGGTTgcgtcttcttcttctttggaTTCGCAGCTCTGGTGATTTGGTGGCAGCGGGTCTACA